In Manis javanica isolate MJ-LG chromosome X, MJ_LKY, whole genome shotgun sequence, the DNA window CTAACTGAATCTGTACTAAAAGAAACAACATTTGAATAATAAACATGTGACAAATAAAAGAACACATTTCCAAGTTACACATACGCATACATCCTGTGCTCCTTTCAGCACTACCTCAGGCCTCAATTCTTTGAACTCTAAATGGCCTTTGAAAAACAAAGTGAGGAATCGGCCTCAGGTGTCACTAGGGACAATAGGCGTGCCTAGACTTGCCACTAGAACCAGCAGGGGCCCCAGAAGGGAGGCAGACGAGGCTGACATGGTGGCTCTGgccctcatttcctcatcttgcAGAGCATCCTCATACTGAGATGGGAAAGCACTCGGCTCAACCCCATTAACCCTGGCCAGGGACTGCAGGACTTTCATCTTGGTGGTTTCAGCATAGGCTCTCGGGCCCCACAGGAACTCAAATTGGGCAGGATCACTGTTGGCCACCTGCCGGTACTCCAGGTATTTTTCCTTCACGAGATCGTTGGTGATGAGCTTCCGCGGCTCCCCGAAAAAGGGGTTCACTCTCCCGGCATGCATGCCCATCGCATTCAGAATTCGCCAGACTTCCCTTTCGGTAGCACGATTGCCCTTCATAAAGATCACACCCAGGACGACGATCAAGACGCCGGTCTTGGGCACGTGCTCTTTGCCAGGCAGCATCCCATCATATGTGAGGCCCATGCTGATGACGAGCTCAAAGCGGTAGTTGGGGGGATCCACTACCTTCAGATCCAGGCCAAAGACCACCTGCAGGCGCTGGCAGGCATTGGCGAAGATCACAGGGAAGTGTTCATTGCATACTGGAGAGACAACCTTGAAAATATCTTCCATTGTTACAGTCTCCTTGATGCGATACTTGTGCAGCATGTAACGCACCAAAAGAGATACTAACATATCTATAGCATCTAAGGGCAATTCTGCGGGCTGTGGGGCAGCCTGGGCAGTGCTCTCCACCTCCCTGTGGCCACTGGAGCGCACACTCCATCTGCTTGATGAGGTGGCCGTGATGGCAACAGGAGATGACAGGAAACCCTGAGCACCCTCACAAGTGCTAGGAACACCAGCAGCAGGAGTCCCCTTCGAACTGCCAGGCATTAGAGGAGGCGAAGACACACGGGTGTTCACCAGTGCCTCGGACATCTGTGCAGCTTGCAGACCCTGGGTCTCACTGCGGGTCTGAAGGCGTTGACGCCGTGAGCGTTGTGGATTCTTCTGATGCAGAGACATGATGGCTCTTGCGGGTGGCAGCAGGTAGGACTGTGGACAGGAACGAGGGCAATGAGGAATCACTGCTGAAGACAGGGAAGGCAGAGGTGAATGGCCTCAGTTGGCAAAAGCAACTGTGGCCGGTGGCTCTGCTTAAGCCGCCACCCAACGGACCTCTGACAATACAGCCACAGGACCCCCAGGTCTCCTCACCTCCCGGTTGCCATATCCCCCAAGAGCATGGAGGGGAGGGCTGAATACTTCCGAGTGTGCAACCAGGCAAACCAGGCTGGGAATTCTCCACAATCTGCAGCcaggcaggtgggctggggcTCTGGAGAGCCATCGCAGCCCTGAGGAGCGAGGTCCCATCAAGCCTCACTAAGGTTCATTACCTGGGCAATTCTTAAGTCCTGGTCCACTCTCCCCACACTAAAAGGAGGCTGTCCCCCTAAGACCAATGTCACATCTCCTGAAGTCAACTGAGGAGGAAGTGTGGAGGTACCTCCCCCAGAAACACTACCGGGGCTTTCCCAGGACTGACAGCAGGAGCTAGATGCCCCACCCACCATCTGCCTGATGTCCGAGgtcaccccctcccctgctccaacCCAGTTCTCACTCAAGCTGCCTTACTTGAAGTCCAGGCAAGTCCTGGGGTCTCTTCTCTGGCGGACCTAACACGGCCCAAGCACAGATCAAAGCCTCTGCCTCCTGAGATCTGGACGCGTCACATCTACCTGATAGCCTTGCCCAGAGCCTCTCAGCATGGACAACAGTTCAAGGCTGGATTCCCCGGGATTCCCACTCCACTGGGGCTTCCCTGGTCTACAAGTAGGAGTGAGACACTGTGCAGCTCACTTTCTCTGGTCCAGTGAGCCTCAACCCAGCACCACACAGGTCCAAGCCGAACACTACCAAGTTAGAAGTGTGCGGTAGGTCAGCCTCCCAGCCCTGACCCAGGGGAGGCGCGGGGTTCTTATCTAGTGGGCCTCACTTTTCTGTGGTGGATGGTCTCCTCAGAAATTATTTCGAGCCCCACTTGATGCCAGGGAGCACTGCAGACTCCTCTCTACTGACGCATCCACGTGCCCGAGACGCAGGTGCTCACTGCCGCCATGGTCTGGAAGAGGAAGTCAATGACGTCACATCCGGTTAGCGTCTCCAGCATGGGTGGAGCTCAGCCAATGACAGCTTCTCGGTGGAGGTCACTGCCAGCCCCAACTCACAGTTCTCTCTTTGACTTGTGCCGGTCAGAGGTCGGAAGCCCGGCACGCCTCCCTCTGGTGATTAAAGGTGGAGGTC includes these proteins:
- the LOC140847496 gene encoding melanoma-associated antigen B16-like, whose amino-acid sequence is MSEALVNTRVSSPPLMPGSSKGTPAAGVPSTCEGAQGFLSSPVAITATSSSRWSVRSSGHREVESTAQAAPQPAELPLDAIDMLVSLLVRYMLHKYRIKETVTMEDIFKVVSPVCNEHFPVIFANACQRLQVVFGLDLKVVDPPNYRFELVISMGLTYDGMLPGKEHVPKTGVLIVVLGVIFMKGNRATEREVWRILNAMGMHAGRVNPFFGEPRKLITNDLVKEKYLEYRQVANSDPAQFEFLWGPRAYAETTKMKVLQSLARVNGVEPSAFPSQYEDALQDEEMRARATMSASSASLLGPLLVLVASLGTPIVPSDT